From Patescibacteria group bacterium, the proteins below share one genomic window:
- the amrA gene encoding AmmeMemoRadiSam system protein A: protein MGEIHKQLSMGERRKLLELAREAIGSRLRGEEFSCDEAALDSVLKEKRACFVTLNEGGRLRGCIGHVLPVQELYLDVIENAQSAAFEDPRFAPLALSEFPFLEIEISVLSVPEPFSYNTTEELIEYLAAQKPGVILKKNGRQATFLPQVWEQIVQPEEFLTELCMKAGLAPDEWKKQVMIQIYYAEHFTLS from the coding sequence ATGGGAGAAATTCATAAACAATTGAGCATGGGGGAGAGGAGGAAATTGCTGGAATTGGCGCGGGAGGCGATTGGGAGCAGGTTGCGGGGGGAAGAATTCTCTTGTGATGAAGCGGCGCTTGATTCTGTATTGAAAGAAAAACGGGCTTGTTTTGTAACACTTAACGAAGGGGGCCGGTTGCGCGGATGCATTGGCCATGTGCTCCCTGTGCAAGAGCTATATTTGGATGTTATTGAAAATGCGCAATCAGCAGCGTTTGAAGATCCGCGCTTTGCGCCTCTTGCACTTTCGGAGTTTCCATTCCTTGAGATTGAAATATCTGTGCTTTCGGTCCCAGAACCGTTTTCCTATAACACCACGGAAGAATTAATAGAATATCTCGCGGCGCAAAAGCCCGGGGTCATCCTGAAGAAGAATGGTCGCCAGGCGACATTTTTGCCCCAGGTGTGGGAACAGATTGTGCAGCCTGAAGAATTTCTCACAGAATTGTGCATGAAAGCAGGTCTTGCGCCTGATGAATGGAAGAAACAGGTAATGATTCAAATTTATTATGCTGAACATTTTACGCTATCTTAA
- a CDS encoding trypsin-like peptidase domain-containing protein, which translates to MSQLQKELGNAQGDIASLTKALADVQGKPVEVVRQEIIKEKTQDEVLIAAVAKVAPAVVSLVVTKDVPQLEVVYVNPFGDDPFFKDFGFRIPQYRQKGTEEKKVGAGTGFIIRSDGYILTNRHVVEDREARFTALLSNGVQELADVVYRDEENDIAILKIARKGLTAVFFGDSESLKLGQSVFAVGNALGEYNNSVSVGVISGLKRTIQASSSSGSETLENVIQTDAAINPGNSGGPLSNFDGKVVGVNVATVIGSENISFAIPANIVKSIIASVLK; encoded by the coding sequence GTGTCCCAATTGCAAAAAGAACTTGGCAACGCGCAAGGCGATATTGCTTCGCTCACCAAAGCGCTGGCTGACGTGCAGGGGAAACCTGTAGAGGTAGTGCGGCAGGAAATTATAAAAGAAAAGACGCAGGATGAAGTGCTCATTGCCGCCGTGGCTAAAGTCGCGCCCGCAGTGGTATCCCTCGTGGTGACAAAAGACGTGCCGCAGCTGGAAGTGGTGTATGTGAATCCTTTTGGCGATGACCCATTTTTCAAAGATTTCGGATTCAGGATCCCTCAATACCGGCAGAAAGGGACAGAAGAGAAGAAGGTGGGTGCGGGCACGGGCTTTATCATCCGCAGCGACGGCTATATTCTTACGAATCGCCATGTGGTGGAAGATCGCGAGGCGCGCTTTACTGCGCTGCTTTCCAACGGCGTGCAGGAGCTTGCAGACGTAGTGTATAGGGATGAGGAGAATGATATCGCCATATTAAAAATAGCGCGCAAAGGGCTTACCGCAGTTTTTTTCGGCGATTCAGAATCTTTAAAGCTCGGGCAGTCGGTATTTGCCGTCGGGAACGCTCTGGGCGAATACAATAATTCCGTGTCGGTCGGCGTCATCTCCGGCCTCAAACGCACGATTCAGGCATCAAGCAGTTCCGGCAGCGAGACGCTCGAAAATGTCATTCAGACGGATGCCGCGATCAATCCGGGCAATTCCGGCGGGCCATTGTCTAACTTTGACGGGAAAGTCGTGGGCGTAAACGTCGCCACCGTAATAGGGTCTGAAAATATCAGCTTCGCCATCCCCGCCAATATCGTGAAGTCCATCATCGCGTCGGTGTTGAAGTAA
- a CDS encoding cation-translocating P-type ATPase: MNEEFTPLPERYGRKTMDECLSTPKGNDDQYHGRKPIVTGFTFQGLTEQEARERLRQEGYNEIPSEKRQGILALFFKVLREPMLLMLLIAGTIYLFLGDAREALMLLTFIAVVIGITFLQERKTEKAVEALRNLSSPRALVIRDGKEMRISGREVVRGDLVVVREGDRVPADAMVLSCEHLSVDESLLTGESQAVRKSEGKENHLAVARPGGDDLPFVYSGTMVVQGRGITRVAATGAHTQMGKIGKSLAAIREEDTLLKKETNKIIRVVVAIGAFLCIIVVLLIGLSRGNWLEGFLAGLTLSMAMLPEEFSVVLIVFLTLGAWRISKRNVLARHMPAIETLGAATVLCVDKTGTLTKNQMTLKELSSNGMYEEITSKDGQALPEQFHELIEYGMLASQTEPFDPLEKELLRLGSILLSQTEHIHKDWELVKEYPLSKELLALSHVWKSPDGEQYVIAVKGSPEAITDLCHSTPQQIGEIERQVEAMSRKGLRILGVAKAIFKKVHLPTTQHVFAFEFVGLLGFADPLRSSVPEAVNDAQRAGMRIIMVSGDYPGTAQAIAREAGLRSPEYFLTGPELETMDEAALREKVKTVNIFARIMPEQKLALVEALKANGEIVAMTGDGVNDAPALKSAHIGIAMGARGTDVAREASDLVLLDDDFSSIVSAVRLGRRIFDNLKKAMGYIVAVHVPIAGMSLLPVALHLPLALLPAHIAFLELIIDPACSVVFEAEPEERDVMERPPRNLKKPLLSRMTVGVSLLQGLSVLAVVFAMFQIALMMGKGEADARTLAFSTLVFANIFLIITNLSSTQGLVRTLRTGNKTLHWIAAGTLLALLIVLYTPPLRNLFHFSVFHVSDLIVTFIAGIASLLWFEGFKIIRRIFVSSRV; encoded by the coding sequence ATGAATGAAGAATTTACCCCGTTACCAGAACGCTACGGTCGTAAGACTATGGATGAATGTTTATCAACCCCAAAGGGGAATGATGACCAATATCATGGCCGTAAGCCCATAGTAACGGGGTTTACCTTTCAAGGTCTCACGGAGCAAGAAGCGCGTGAAAGGCTGAGACAAGAGGGATACAATGAAATTCCTTCCGAGAAACGGCAGGGGATTTTGGCGCTCTTTTTCAAGGTGCTGCGGGAACCCATGCTCCTCATGCTGCTCATCGCGGGCACTATTTACTTATTCCTCGGAGATGCACGGGAGGCGCTCATGCTGCTCACCTTTATTGCGGTAGTGATTGGCATTACTTTTCTCCAAGAGCGTAAAACGGAAAAGGCAGTCGAAGCCTTGCGCAACCTGTCGAGCCCGCGCGCGCTCGTGATCCGCGACGGCAAGGAAATGAGGATCTCGGGACGCGAGGTGGTAAGGGGCGATCTGGTGGTAGTGAGGGAGGGGGATCGGGTGCCTGCGGATGCCATGGTGCTCTCGTGCGAACATTTGTCGGTGGACGAGTCGTTGCTTACCGGCGAATCGCAAGCAGTCAGAAAATCAGAAGGGAAGGAGAATCATCTTGCGGTCGCGCGTCCGGGAGGGGATGATCTTCCGTTCGTGTATTCGGGCACCATGGTAGTACAGGGACGGGGCATCACAAGAGTAGCCGCCACGGGTGCGCATACCCAGATGGGCAAGATTGGGAAATCGCTCGCCGCGATCCGTGAAGAAGACACGCTTCTCAAGAAGGAAACAAACAAAATCATCCGCGTCGTTGTGGCCATAGGCGCGTTCCTCTGCATCATCGTTGTGTTGCTCATCGGTTTGAGCCGCGGCAACTGGCTCGAAGGATTCCTTGCAGGATTGACCTTGAGTATGGCAATGCTGCCGGAAGAATTTTCAGTGGTCCTTATCGTATTCCTCACGCTCGGTGCGTGGCGTATTTCCAAAAGGAACGTGTTGGCGCGGCATATGCCCGCCATTGAGACGCTCGGCGCGGCGACGGTCTTGTGTGTAGACAAGACAGGCACGCTTACCAAAAATCAAATGACCTTGAAAGAACTCTCAAGCAACGGAATGTATGAGGAAATTACCTCTAAAGACGGACAAGCTCTTCCTGAGCAATTTCATGAGCTCATAGAGTACGGCATGCTCGCGAGCCAGACAGAACCCTTTGATCCGCTTGAAAAGGAGCTCCTGCGTTTGGGATCCATTTTATTAAGCCAGACTGAGCATATCCATAAGGATTGGGAATTAGTAAAAGAATATCCGCTTTCAAAGGAGTTGCTCGCGCTCTCGCACGTGTGGAAGTCTCCTGATGGGGAACAATATGTCATTGCGGTAAAAGGATCGCCTGAAGCGATCACGGATCTCTGCCACAGTACTCCGCAGCAGATAGGAGAAATTGAGAGGCAGGTGGAAGCAATGTCACGGAAGGGATTGAGGATATTGGGAGTGGCAAAAGCGATATTTAAAAAAGTCCATCTGCCCACCACGCAGCATGTCTTTGCATTTGAATTCGTGGGGCTTTTAGGTTTTGCTGATCCTTTGCGTTCCTCCGTGCCTGAGGCGGTAAATGATGCACAACGGGCGGGCATGCGCATTATCATGGTGAGCGGGGATTATCCCGGCACCGCGCAGGCGATCGCGCGGGAAGCAGGGCTCCGCAGCCCTGAATATTTCCTCACCGGTCCGGAACTCGAAACGATGGATGAAGCGGCGCTGCGCGAGAAAGTCAAAACAGTGAATATATTCGCGCGGATAATGCCGGAACAAAAGTTGGCGCTTGTGGAAGCGCTGAAAGCGAACGGCGAAATTGTGGCCATGACAGGCGATGGGGTGAACGACGCGCCCGCGCTCAAGTCCGCACACATCGGCATAGCTATGGGAGCGCGGGGGACTGATGTCGCGCGCGAGGCGTCCGATCTTGTGCTTCTTGACGACGATTTTTCATCTATTGTGAGTGCCGTGCGGCTCGGCAGGAGAATTTTTGACAACCTGAAGAAAGCGATGGGTTACATCGTTGCGGTGCACGTCCCCATCGCGGGCATGTCGCTTCTGCCTGTGGCGCTGCATCTCCCTCTCGCGCTGTTGCCTGCGCATATTGCGTTTCTCGAGCTCATCATTGATCCCGCCTGTTCCGTGGTATTTGAGGCAGAACCGGAAGAGCGCGACGTGATGGAGCGCCCGCCCCGCAATCTCAAAAAGCCATTGTTAAGCAGGATGACGGTGGGGGTAAGCCTCCTGCAAGGATTGAGCGTCCTCGCTGTGGTATTCGCGATGTTTCAAATCGCCCTCATGATGGGGAAGGGGGAGGCTGATGCGCGGACCTTGGCATTTTCCACGCTGGTGTTTGCTAATATCTTCCTCATCATTACGAATCTTTCATCTACACAAGGATTAGTGCGCACGCTCCGCACGGGCAACAAGACTTTGCACTGGATTGCGGCAGGAACCCTTCTCGCTCTTTTAATCGTGCTCTATACGCCTCCTTTGCGGAATTTGTTCCATTTCAGCGTGTTTCATGTGAGCGACCTCATCGTCACGTTTATCGCGGGGATCGCGAGCCTCCTGTGGTTTGAAGGGTTTAAGATAATACGAAGGATATTCGTCTCATCACGTGTTTAG
- a CDS encoding glycosyltransferase: MDLSIIVPVYNEEVIMEEKVRAIVDFFSTRRLTWEFIIVDDGSGDGTRRLLEACKEKYPQLNVISITHRGKGAAVREGFLRGTGDWLLFFDVDLSTPLIMFDAFWAKRNERKVLIGSRALPDAHVKTHQWWLKERVGKFGNTLTRILLPIPFRDTQCGFKMYPGSFRQLLPLSVTNGAAFDIEWLLIAANNGYDVEEIPVEWTNRVESKFGMGEYLKAIYELGKVVAMQRKGKYIK, from the coding sequence ATGGATTTATCCATTATTGTACCGGTGTATAATGAAGAAGTAATTATGGAGGAGAAAGTGCGCGCGATTGTTGATTTTTTCTCGACGCGAAGATTGACGTGGGAATTTATCATCGTGGATGACGGATCAGGAGACGGGACAAGGAGGCTGCTTGAAGCGTGCAAGGAAAAGTACCCGCAGCTTAATGTGATTTCGATAACACACAGAGGGAAGGGTGCTGCGGTGCGGGAAGGGTTTTTGAGAGGCACGGGAGACTGGTTGCTGTTTTTCGATGTTGATTTATCTACGCCGCTCATCATGTTTGACGCTTTTTGGGCAAAGCGCAATGAGAGGAAGGTGCTTATAGGATCGCGGGCACTGCCTGATGCGCACGTGAAAACGCATCAATGGTGGCTGAAGGAACGGGTGGGGAAATTCGGCAATACGCTGACCCGTATACTGCTTCCCATACCTTTCCGCGACACGCAGTGCGGGTTTAAGATGTACCCGGGCTCATTCCGGCAGCTTCTGCCTTTAAGCGTTACCAATGGCGCGGCGTTTGACATCGAATGGCTTCTCATTGCGGCAAATAATGGGTATGATGTAGAAGAGATTCCGGTGGAGTGGACGAATCGTGTTGAGAGCAAATTTGGTATGGGAGAATATTTGAAGGCAATCTATGAGCTAGGAAAGGTTGTGGCGATGCAGAGAAAAGGAAAGTATATTAAATAA
- a CDS encoding EamA family transporter, whose translation MSWFTIAIIAYILLALVNVLDKVMMENFVKDARVYTFLVGVFGLLSIVLAPLGLTLLSAPLLGIALVSGIWMFFGLHWFFRALSLGEASRVIPLSGASIPTLTVLLAFIVLGDTFSPWQMSAIILLIAGSVLLTHIPQEHHWWNAVINRFRHPRKYHDVLLAVGSGFAFALSYVLSKYVYDQSSFVTGFIWGRIGTFLAALCLLTIPKVRAHLKETFTHFISPKGAMFFGNQGLGALAVVLHSYAVSLGSVALVQALQGVQYATVFTIAILASIFRPKLLKEYLTPRVLMEKSFAILLVILGVAMIALL comes from the coding sequence ATGTCTTGGTTTACCATCGCCATCATCGCTTATATACTTCTCGCGCTTGTCAACGTACTCGACAAGGTCATGATGGAGAATTTCGTGAAGGATGCGCGCGTGTATACGTTTTTGGTGGGAGTATTTGGGCTCCTCTCCATCGTGCTCGCGCCCTTAGGATTGACCCTGCTCTCCGCGCCGTTGTTGGGGATCGCGCTTGTTTCCGGGATATGGATGTTTTTCGGGCTCCATTGGTTTTTCCGCGCGTTGAGTTTGGGAGAAGCTTCGCGGGTCATACCGCTCTCCGGCGCTTCCATCCCCACCCTTACCGTGCTGCTTGCCTTTATCGTGCTCGGTGACACCTTTTCCCCGTGGCAGATGTCAGCGATCATCCTTCTCATCGCCGGAAGCGTGCTCCTCACCCATATACCGCAGGAGCACCACTGGTGGAATGCGGTGATCAACCGTTTCCGCCATCCCCGCAAGTACCATGACGTGCTGCTTGCCGTGGGTTCGGGATTTGCGTTTGCGCTCTCCTATGTTCTTTCCAAGTACGTGTATGACCAATCCTCATTTGTCACCGGTTTTATCTGGGGGCGCATTGGCACATTCCTCGCCGCCCTCTGTTTGCTCACCATCCCGAAGGTCCGCGCGCATCTTAAAGAAACATTCACCCATTTTATCTCTCCGAAAGGCGCCATGTTTTTCGGGAACCAAGGGTTAGGAGCGCTCGCAGTGGTGCTCCATAGCTATGCGGTGTCGCTGGGAAGCGTTGCATTGGTGCAAGCGCTGCAGGGCGTGCAATATGCCACGGTGTTTACGATTGCGATACTCGCCTCCATCTTCAGGCCGAAATTATTGAAAGAATATCTCACCCCGCGGGTGCTCATGGAAAAATCATTTGCGATTCTTTTAGTCATCCTAGGGGTGGCGATGATAGCACTGCTGTGA
- a CDS encoding glycoside hydrolase family 1 protein, whose translation MDQINEEIISFPHGFLWGTATAAHQVEGDNVHSDWWSWERSAQKLEALRQEGKNADDYISGHACDHYHRFEEDINLIKLGGQNAHRLSLEWSRVEPEEGVWDEKEIEHYREVLEMLKQRGIKTFVTLWHFTNPQWFAEKGGWLKRRNVKYFVRYCERVARILGDLVDVWTTINEPNVYAQVAYNWGVWPPQHRSYLESLKVFWHLARAHRRSYAILHRLTPHVPAGAAINVVSYVAHTPHRFSSHVSVWLMHMATGHLFYTLTGRNTHDYIGMNYYFRTRLKNLSWSLNPSFVDVRSHGRETSSLGWEIYPQGLFESLVDLSRYHKPIYILENGIATDDDGQRARFILSHLREVYHAIREEVDVRGYFHWSLLDNFEWHEGWRPKFGLVAVDRETFKRTPKESFYLYKRIAEDNAINPKLSRYARSGVAR comes from the coding sequence ATGGATCAGATAAATGAAGAAATAATCAGTTTCCCTCATGGTTTCCTCTGGGGCACGGCGACTGCTGCCCATCAGGTGGAGGGGGATAACGTTCATAGCGATTGGTGGAGTTGGGAAAGAAGCGCGCAAAAGCTGGAGGCATTAAGGCAAGAAGGTAAGAACGCGGATGATTATATTTCAGGGCATGCGTGCGATCATTATCACAGGTTCGAGGAAGATATTAATTTAATAAAACTTGGAGGGCAAAACGCGCACCGGCTGTCGCTTGAGTGGTCACGCGTGGAGCCGGAGGAAGGAGTGTGGGATGAAAAAGAAATTGAACACTATCGGGAGGTTCTAGAAATGCTGAAGCAGAGGGGTATCAAAACATTTGTTACTTTGTGGCACTTTACGAACCCGCAGTGGTTTGCGGAAAAGGGAGGATGGCTGAAGAGGAGGAACGTGAAATATTTCGTGCGGTATTGCGAGAGGGTAGCGCGGATTTTAGGCGATTTGGTCGACGTATGGACGACCATCAATGAGCCGAATGTATATGCGCAGGTTGCGTATAATTGGGGCGTTTGGCCGCCGCAGCATCGCTCATATCTGGAGTCATTGAAGGTTTTTTGGCATTTGGCACGCGCGCACCGCCGTTCCTATGCGATATTGCATCGCCTCACGCCGCACGTGCCGGCGGGCGCCGCGATTAACGTGGTTTCGTATGTCGCGCATACGCCGCACCGGTTCTCCTCCCACGTTTCGGTGTGGCTTATGCATATGGCGACAGGTCACCTGTTTTATACACTCACCGGCAGGAACACGCACGATTATATTGGCATGAATTATTATTTTCGCACGCGCCTTAAAAATTTATCCTGGAGCCTGAACCCTTCTTTCGTGGATGTGCGCTCACATGGCAGAGAAACTTCGTCGTTGGGATGGGAAATTTATCCCCAAGGATTGTTTGAGTCGCTTGTTGATCTCTCACGCTACCACAAGCCAATTTATATCCTAGAGAACGGCATTGCGACAGATGACGACGGCCAGCGTGCCCGCTTTATCCTTTCACACCTGCGCGAAGTGTATCACGCGATTCGGGAGGAAGTGGATGTGCGGGGCTATTTCCACTGGTCGCTTCTCGACAATTTCGAGTGGCATGAAGGCTGGAGGCCGAAATTCGGGCTGGTCGCGGTGGACCGGGAGACATTCAAGCGCACTCCCAAAGAATCGTTTTATCTGTATAAAAGAATTGCAGAAGACAATGCGATAAACCCTAAACTCTCTCGCTACGCGAGATCTGGCGTAGCCAGATAA
- a CDS encoding beta-galactosidase, with the protein MDFLETFIPFIRKKREHERRKRRILHVAMIAAIVIVLLCSAAVIAYRMRNRIPDGIAQEWGVTFSKKYAEELGIPWQDVFVGLLDNLRVRLIRIPAYWDEIEPVPGQYHFADLDWMLMEADRRGAKVLIAVGRRLPRWPECHDPLWLKDADQRRTSSRLAGPQSRNNAESEDEAKEALLMYIRTVVERYRKHPAVAAWQVENEPLLSVFGICPPPDKALLDEEIKLVKSLDEKPVILTDSGELSDWIELSSRADILGVSLYRLVWNQYFGYFHWPLPASYYRKKAELSLSRVKDVVITEVQLEPWTGEPIIGVPISEQRRTFDQERFHDTIEYARETGLRQIYLWGAEWWYWMKVQGYPEYWEGAREVFHKKSQIPISNDQ; encoded by the coding sequence ATGGATTTTTTAGAGACCTTTATTCCATTCATAAGAAAGAAACGCGAACATGAGCGGCGCAAGAGGCGCATTTTGCACGTGGCGATGATTGCGGCGATTGTCATTGTTTTGTTATGCAGTGCGGCGGTGATTGCGTACCGCATGCGCAATCGCATTCCCGACGGCATTGCACAGGAGTGGGGCGTGACGTTTTCAAAAAAATATGCAGAAGAATTGGGCATCCCTTGGCAGGACGTTTTTGTTGGCCTCCTTGATAACCTTCGCGTGCGCTTGATCCGCATTCCTGCGTATTGGGATGAAATTGAGCCAGTGCCCGGCCAATATCATTTTGCCGACCTTGATTGGATGCTTATGGAAGCTGACCGCCGAGGAGCGAAAGTTCTCATTGCCGTAGGCCGCAGGCTGCCGAGATGGCCTGAGTGTCACGATCCTCTTTGGCTCAAAGACGCGGACCAGCGCAGAACGTCATCCCGCTTAGCGGGACCTCAATCGCGGAATAACGCGGAAAGTGAAGATGAGGCAAAAGAGGCGTTGCTGATGTATATTCGTACGGTGGTGGAGCGGTATCGCAAACATCCGGCGGTGGCGGCGTGGCAGGTGGAAAATGAGCCTCTTTTAAGCGTATTTGGCATCTGCCCTCCTCCTGACAAGGCTCTTTTGGATGAAGAAATCAAGCTGGTGAAATCTCTTGATGAGAAGCCGGTTATCCTCACTGATTCAGGGGAGCTCTCGGACTGGATCGAGCTCTCGTCGCGCGCGGACATTCTCGGCGTGAGTTTATACCGTCTGGTGTGGAACCAGTATTTTGGGTATTTCCATTGGCCGCTCCCTGCATCATATTACCGGAAAAAAGCAGAGCTCTCTTTGAGTCGCGTCAAGGACGTGGTCATCACCGAGGTGCAGCTTGAGCCGTGGACTGGCGAGCCGATCATCGGAGTGCCAATAAGCGAGCAGCGTCGCACCTTTGACCAAGAACGATTTCATGATACTATTGAGTACGCGCGCGAGACAGGGTTGAGGCAGATTTATCTCTGGGGGGCTGAGTGGTGGTATTGGATGAAGGTGCAGGGGTATCCTGAATATTGGGAAGGAGCGAGGGAAGTGTTTCATAAAAAATCTCAAATCCCAATTTCCAATGACCAATAA
- a CDS encoding zinc ABC transporter substrate-binding protein produces MIHTSKRIKIIAFAFALLIVASGGLLLLRRKETASVPQPPVVKRLKVVTTILPLYLTAREVGGPLVDVVNLIPLTAQPHGYLLTEEDIRNLEDADIVITSGTTIDAWADEALKILDPSQVSILPVGKRLELKPQLPLLAGGKASGELDEHFWLDPGRMILAVSSIRDAISEKNPPHKDQYWVQTSFFLETLGMIDRDFRERFKGAASTRIVSSHLSMAHFISSFDLVWVGAIAAEPDEAPIPAHADALVRRMRADKVRAIFSDSLTDEYALKAAKESGANLFLFDNLEVASTTPESYETIMRRNMMTMSRALGYQPVME; encoded by the coding sequence ATGATTCATACATCAAAAAGAATAAAAATCATAGCTTTTGCTTTCGCCTTGCTTATTGTCGCGAGTGGCGGGTTATTGCTTTTGCGCCGGAAGGAAACAGCGTCAGTGCCACAGCCCCCAGTGGTGAAACGCTTAAAAGTGGTTACTACCATTCTGCCGCTGTATCTGACTGCACGCGAAGTAGGAGGGCCGCTCGTGGATGTGGTGAATCTGATTCCCTTAACGGCGCAGCCGCACGGTTACCTTTTAACCGAGGAAGATATCCGCAACCTTGAGGACGCCGATATTGTCATCACCTCAGGCACTACAATTGATGCATGGGCTGATGAGGCGCTCAAGATTCTTGATCCTTCCCAGGTAAGCATCCTTCCGGTGGGCAAACGGTTGGAGCTCAAGCCGCAATTGCCGCTTCTTGCGGGCGGGAAGGCTTCTGGAGAGTTAGATGAACACTTCTGGCTCGATCCGGGAAGGATGATACTAGCGGTGTCTTCCATCAGGGATGCCATTTCTGAAAAAAACCCCCCACATAAGGATCAATATTGGGTTCAAACATCGTTTTTTCTGGAAACGCTCGGCATGATAGACCGTGATTTTAGGGAACGATTCAAAGGGGCGGCAAGCACGCGCATCGTGAGCAGCCATTTGTCCATGGCGCATTTTATTTCATCCTTTGATCTTGTGTGGGTGGGAGCGATTGCCGCAGAACCTGACGAGGCGCCCATTCCCGCCCACGCGGACGCGTTAGTGCGCCGTATGCGTGCGGACAAGGTGCGTGCAATATTCAGTGACAGCCTTACGGATGAGTACGCGTTAAAAGCGGCTAAAGAATCAGGAGCGAATCTTTTCTTGTTTGATAATTTAGAGGTAGCAAGCACAACGCCTGAATCCTATGAGACCATTATGCGGAGAAATATGATGACGATGTCGCGAGCGTTAGGCTATCAGCCGGTGATGGAGTAA
- a CDS encoding cupin domain-containing protein, which produces MKGYIANIEKITLENENFRKVLYTAKHSQLVAMSLKPKEEIGEEVHTLDQFIRIEEGEGLAVLDGVEYAIHDDYAVVVPAGAKHNIINTSSEKPMKLYTLYSPPEHQDGVVRETREEAMAKEEHFDGKTTE; this is translated from the coding sequence ATGAAAGGCTATATTGCGAACATCGAAAAAATCACGCTGGAGAATGAAAATTTTCGCAAGGTGCTCTATACCGCAAAGCACAGCCAGCTGGTGGCGATGAGCCTGAAACCAAAAGAAGAAATCGGCGAGGAAGTGCACACGCTCGACCAGTTCATCAGGATTGAAGAAGGGGAGGGGTTAGCGGTTCTTGATGGCGTCGAGTATGCCATACATGATGATTATGCCGTGGTAGTACCGGCGGGAGCCAAGCACAATATTATCAATACTTCCTCGGAAAAACCGATGAAGCTCTATACGCTTTATTCGCCTCCTGAACATCAGGATGGGGTGGTGCGCGAGACCCGCGAGGAGGCGATGGCGAAAGAAGAGCATTTTGACGGCAAGACGACGGAGTAG